The Rhodocytophaga rosea genome has a segment encoding these proteins:
- a CDS encoding cation:proton antiporter, whose product MDPYILVITIIGLAALGMTWLPNWLAELPLSYPILYLLLGILLYSLPLELPDPDLKKEESFVVRLTELSVIITLMGTGIKINRPFSLKKWSIPLRLVTVTMIVTIAAVAFFGWWALGLVPASAILLGAVLAPTDPVLAGDVQVGPPSEEQEDHVRFSLTAEAGLNDGMAFPFTWLAINLAIAAATREQWLDNWFLKDVLYKITAGAGMGYLMGRLLAFVVFRLPKISKFPEAKDGFLALSATLLVYGLTEMIHGYGFIAVFVAGLTLSSRERQHKYHKELHDFTDQVERLLMVIVLIPFGGSLLKGLLDDLTWPGALLGLGLLFIIRPLASMLGLIGTDVNLKEKLAISFFGIRGIGSFYYLAFAFYQTSFTQAGELWSIVSFVVVVSIVLHGITAFPVMRYLDLRRLKEERANRKTASPIINEVK is encoded by the coding sequence ATGGACCCTTATATACTTGTAATTACTATTATTGGCCTGGCTGCCTTAGGCATGACCTGGCTTCCCAACTGGCTGGCAGAATTACCTTTGTCTTATCCTATTTTATACCTATTGCTGGGTATATTATTATATAGTTTGCCTTTAGAATTACCTGATCCGGATTTAAAGAAAGAAGAAAGCTTTGTAGTTAGGTTGACAGAATTGAGTGTAATTATTACGCTGATGGGTACAGGCATTAAAATCAACCGCCCTTTTAGCTTAAAAAAATGGAGTATTCCTCTCCGGCTGGTAACGGTTACCATGATTGTAACAATTGCTGCTGTAGCGTTTTTCGGCTGGTGGGCACTTGGTTTGGTTCCGGCATCTGCTATTTTATTAGGGGCAGTACTGGCACCTACCGACCCTGTTCTGGCCGGAGATGTACAGGTAGGTCCGCCCAGTGAAGAACAAGAAGACCATGTACGGTTTTCATTAACGGCCGAAGCCGGTTTGAATGATGGGATGGCTTTTCCTTTTACCTGGCTGGCTATCAATCTGGCTATTGCAGCGGCAACCAGAGAGCAATGGCTTGATAACTGGTTTCTAAAAGATGTATTATATAAAATCACTGCAGGCGCTGGTATGGGTTACCTGATGGGAAGACTTCTGGCTTTTGTGGTATTCCGTTTGCCTAAGATTTCTAAATTTCCGGAGGCAAAAGATGGTTTTCTGGCTTTATCGGCCACCCTGCTTGTGTATGGGCTTACCGAAATGATTCATGGATATGGGTTCATTGCTGTATTCGTAGCCGGCCTGACCTTAAGCAGCCGGGAGCGGCAACATAAATACCACAAAGAGTTACATGATTTTACTGACCAGGTAGAACGTTTACTTATGGTGATTGTGCTCATTCCCTTTGGCGGAAGTTTACTGAAAGGCTTACTAGATGATCTTACCTGGCCTGGCGCTTTACTAGGATTAGGCCTGTTATTTATTATCCGCCCTTTGGCGAGTATGTTAGGATTGATAGGCACAGATGTGAACTTAAAAGAAAAACTAGCCATAAGTTTTTTTGGAATCCGGGGAATAGGCTCTTTTTACTATTTAGCCTTTGCCTTTTACCAAACAAGCTTCACCCAGGCAGGAGAGCTGTGGTCAATTGTGAGTTTTGTAGTAGTAGTTTCTATTGTACTGCATGGCATTACCGCTTTTCCGGTGATGCGCTACCTCGACCTGCGCCGGCTGAAAGAAGAAAGGGCTAACAGAAAAACTGCCAGCCCTATTATCAATGAAGTTAAATAA
- a CDS encoding glycine--tRNA ligase, producing the protein MTTPDKTVTSENIFKKIISHAKEYGFVFPSSEIYDGLQAVYDYGQYGVELKNNLKTLWWKSMTQLNDNVVGIDAAIFMNPLTWKASGHVDGFNDPMIDNKDSKKRYRADNLIEDKADEYEQAGDVKKAKDLRAKMNQLLGANDLKGVYNLIVEENIKCPLSGTANWTDVRQFNLMFSTKVGSVAEEADTIYLRPETAQGIFVNFLNVQKTGRMKIPFGIAQIGKAFRNEIVAKQFIFRMREFEQMEMQFFIRPGEEMKWYEQWKETRFRWHQAIGLPAEKLKYHKHEKLAHYANAAVDIEFEFPFGFKEIEGIHSRTDFDLTEHQKLSKKKMQYFDNDLNENGKPYGNYVPYVVETSVGADRLFLATLCNAYTEETVGEGDQQKERIYLKLHPALAPIKAAIFPLVRKDGLAEKAQMIFNLLKYDFNVIYEDRDAIGKRYTRQDLIGTPFCIAVDYETMENDTVTIRYRDTMAQERVKIDELSQKIGNEVSFKRIFDKLS; encoded by the coding sequence ATGACAACACCAGATAAAACCGTTACAAGCGAAAATATCTTCAAAAAAATTATTTCTCATGCCAAAGAATATGGATTTGTATTTCCTTCCAGTGAGATTTATGATGGATTGCAGGCGGTATACGATTACGGGCAATATGGCGTAGAACTAAAAAATAACCTCAAAACCCTGTGGTGGAAAAGCATGACCCAGCTCAACGATAATGTGGTGGGTATTGATGCAGCTATTTTTATGAATCCGCTTACCTGGAAAGCCTCCGGACATGTGGATGGGTTCAACGACCCCATGATTGATAACAAAGATTCTAAAAAGCGCTACCGGGCAGATAATCTGATTGAAGATAAAGCTGATGAATATGAGCAGGCTGGCGATGTAAAGAAAGCCAAGGATCTTCGTGCAAAAATGAATCAGTTGCTGGGCGCTAATGACCTGAAAGGGGTATATAATTTAATTGTGGAAGAAAATATCAAATGCCCGCTTTCTGGCACCGCTAACTGGACAGATGTACGGCAGTTTAACCTGATGTTTTCCACCAAAGTAGGTTCTGTAGCAGAAGAAGCCGATACCATTTATCTACGTCCGGAAACGGCACAGGGTATATTTGTAAACTTTTTAAATGTACAGAAAACCGGCCGGATGAAAATTCCTTTCGGTATTGCCCAGATCGGTAAAGCTTTCCGGAATGAGATTGTAGCCAAGCAATTTATTTTCCGGATGCGGGAATTTGAGCAGATGGAAATGCAGTTTTTTATCCGTCCTGGTGAAGAAATGAAGTGGTATGAACAATGGAAAGAAACCAGGTTCCGCTGGCACCAGGCGATCGGCCTTCCGGCTGAAAAACTCAAATACCACAAACATGAAAAACTGGCCCATTATGCCAATGCTGCGGTTGATATTGAATTTGAGTTCCCATTTGGCTTTAAAGAGATAGAAGGCATTCATTCACGAACTGATTTTGATTTAACCGAACATCAGAAGCTGTCGAAGAAGAAAATGCAGTATTTTGACAATGACCTGAATGAAAATGGTAAGCCGTATGGAAATTATGTTCCCTATGTAGTAGAAACCTCTGTGGGTGCCGACCGTTTATTCCTGGCTACTTTATGCAATGCCTACACGGAAGAAACCGTAGGAGAGGGCGATCAGCAAAAAGAACGTATTTACCTGAAATTACATCCGGCTCTGGCGCCAATAAAAGCTGCTATTTTTCCACTAGTCAGGAAGGATGGATTGGCTGAAAAAGCACAAATGATCTTCAATTTACTTAAGTACGATTTTAATGTTATTTACGAAGACCGGGATGCCATTGGTAAACGATATACCCGTCAGGATCTGATCGGAACGCCTTTCTGTATTGCCGTAGATTATGAAACGATGGAGAATGATACGGTGACCATCCGTTACCGGGATACGATGGCACAGGAAAGAGTGAAAATTGATGAGCTAAGCCAAAAAATCGGCAATGAAGTATCGTTCAAACGTATTTTTGATAAATTATCTTAA
- a CDS encoding helix-turn-helix domain-containing protein encodes MSGKLGNLIKKAMVIYRITLSAEERRILSSWINKGSRKAKDIQKAYVLLASDETTGRQSETELAETYKLSTRSVERIRKCFCEQGMGMFDKKTRKLRSDKKIDGKVEAHLLALVCSEPPQGQAKWKLQLLADRLVELKVIDSISHTSVASLLKKMSLSLG; translated from the coding sequence ATGTCAGGTAAATTAGGTAATTTGATCAAAAAAGCCATGGTCATTTATCGAATTACCCTCAGTGCTGAAGAAAGAAGGATCTTAAGTAGTTGGATAAATAAAGGCAGCCGAAAGGCCAAAGATATTCAAAAAGCCTATGTGCTGTTAGCCAGCGATGAAACAACAGGCAGGCAAAGTGAGACTGAGTTGGCAGAAACTTATAAATTATCTACCAGAAGTGTGGAGCGTATCCGTAAGTGTTTTTGTGAGCAGGGCATGGGCATGTTTGATAAGAAAACAAGAAAATTAAGAAGCGACAAAAAGATAGATGGGAAGGTAGAAGCGCATCTGCTGGCATTAGTCTGTAGTGAGCCGCCTCAAGGACAGGCAAAATGGAAACTGCAACTGCTGGCAGACAGATTAGTAGAACTCAAGGTGATTGACTCCATTTCCCATACGAGTGTGGCAAGCCTGTTAAAAAAAATGAGCTTAAGCCTTGGCTGA
- the cysD gene encoding sulfate adenylyltransferase subunit CysD → MQSYNLSHLKQLEAEAIFIMREVAAQFEKPVLLFSGGKDSIVMVRLAQKAFWPAKFPFPLMHIDTGHNFEETLAFRDKLVEQTGARLIIRSVQDSIDKGRAVEEKGLNPSRNSLQTITLLDAIEEFKFDAAFGGARRDEEKARAKERFFSHRDEFGQWDPKNQRPELWNLFNGKKHAGEHFRVFPLSNWTEMDVWQYITMEGLEIPSIYFTHKRTIVNRGGMLLAKSNYITLLNGESYEERQIRYRTVGDMTITGAVESDAATLEEIIQEVASARVTERGSRADDKRSEAAMEDRKKQGYF, encoded by the coding sequence ATGCAATCCTATAATTTATCTCACCTCAAACAATTAGAAGCAGAAGCCATTTTTATCATGCGCGAAGTAGCGGCGCAGTTCGAAAAACCAGTATTACTTTTTTCCGGCGGCAAAGATTCTATAGTCATGGTTCGGCTTGCACAAAAAGCATTCTGGCCTGCTAAATTTCCCTTTCCACTGATGCACATTGATACCGGGCATAATTTTGAAGAAACCCTTGCTTTCCGCGATAAACTTGTGGAACAAACTGGTGCCCGTCTCATCATCCGCAGTGTTCAGGATTCTATTGACAAAGGCCGGGCTGTGGAAGAAAAAGGGCTAAATCCAAGCCGTAATTCCCTGCAAACCATTACCTTACTGGATGCTATTGAGGAATTTAAGTTTGATGCCGCTTTTGGTGGCGCTAGGCGCGACGAAGAAAAGGCCAGAGCTAAAGAGCGTTTCTTTTCTCACCGGGATGAATTTGGCCAGTGGGACCCCAAAAATCAGCGGCCGGAACTCTGGAATTTGTTTAATGGTAAAAAACATGCCGGCGAACATTTCCGGGTATTTCCCCTCTCCAACTGGACAGAAATGGACGTTTGGCAATACATTACGATGGAAGGCCTTGAAATTCCAAGTATTTATTTTACCCATAAACGCACGATTGTAAACCGGGGAGGCATGCTGCTGGCAAAATCCAATTACATCACCCTGCTCAATGGTGAATCATATGAAGAAAGACAGATTCGTTACCGTACAGTAGGCGATATGACAATTACGGGTGCGGTTGAATCAGATGCTGCTACGCTGGAAGAAATCATTCAGGAAGTTGCTTCGGCCAGGGTAACCGAAAGGGGTAGCAGGGCAGATGACAAACGTTCGGAAGCGGCTATGGAAGACCGGAAAAAGCAGGGCTATTTCTAA
- a CDS encoding DUF4919 domain-containing protein, producing the protein MKKLAYFLLAPALLFISSVTHAQQIGSFSLEEIQKQVSDPNGKYYHTTLLEKFNKDQELDTESLVMLYYGFSTLSDYKPYESWLLEKELLKVEKGKEDASTAALADSLLKINPVSLLAHQKLYRAHLDSDKKLAIKHKEKFESLGKAIKYSGNGRKIETAPLLISPADKFAYFNYMGMTLRPKEEILEENSKIYNVVYYANPASPVLTNKWYFDNTIPFTKENKLKSEITVMIAEKAASN; encoded by the coding sequence ATGAAAAAGCTTGCTTATTTTTTATTAGCCCCAGCTTTATTATTCATTAGTTCTGTTACACACGCCCAGCAAATTGGCAGCTTTAGTCTGGAAGAAATCCAAAAGCAGGTTTCTGACCCGAATGGTAAATATTACCATACAACCTTGCTGGAAAAATTCAATAAAGACCAGGAACTGGATACCGAATCTTTGGTGATGTTGTATTATGGCTTCAGTACCTTGAGCGACTATAAGCCTTATGAAAGCTGGCTACTGGAGAAAGAATTGCTAAAAGTAGAAAAAGGCAAAGAAGATGCTTCAACCGCAGCATTGGCTGATTCCTTGCTTAAAATCAATCCGGTGTCATTACTGGCGCATCAGAAATTGTATCGTGCTCATTTAGATAGTGACAAGAAACTGGCCATCAAACACAAAGAAAAATTTGAAAGCCTCGGAAAAGCGATTAAGTACAGTGGCAATGGCCGTAAAATAGAAACTGCCCCATTATTGATTTCTCCAGCCGATAAGTTTGCCTATTTCAATTATATGGGCATGACCTTGCGGCCGAAAGAGGAAATTCTGGAAGAAAATAGCAAAATATACAATGTGGTGTATTATGCCAATCCGGCCAGTCCAGTATTGACCAACAAGTGGTACTTCGACAATACAATTCCCTTTACCAAAGAAAACAAGCTGAAATCTGAAATCACGGTGATGATTGCAGAAAAAGCTGCTAGTAACTAG
- a CDS encoding IS630 family transposase, whose amino-acid sequence MWVIPPKQNAGFVYQMEKVISVYERPYDEKQLLVTLDESPKQLIESKHFIGKDGKQYQDSIYTRHGVRDIYMVFEPLAGKRYCFVEQNHNRFTWVKILSRLLDTTYKACEKITLVEDNLSAHKPSAFYELYQPEKAKAYLDRIEFIFTPAHGSWLNMAEIELSVLQRDCLDRHIATEDELIKQLSAWQESRNNKAVKANWQFTNQDARVKLKKLYPTI is encoded by the coding sequence ATGTGGGTGATCCCCCCTAAACAAAATGCAGGGTTTGTTTATCAAATGGAAAAAGTGATTTCAGTCTATGAAAGGCCATATGATGAAAAGCAGCTGCTGGTCACTTTGGATGAATCACCCAAACAACTTATTGAAAGCAAACACTTCATAGGCAAAGATGGAAAACAGTATCAGGACAGTATCTATACAAGACATGGAGTGCGTGATATCTATATGGTCTTTGAGCCATTAGCCGGTAAACGATATTGTTTTGTGGAGCAAAACCACAACCGTTTCACCTGGGTAAAGATTCTAAGCCGGTTGTTGGATACTACTTACAAAGCATGCGAGAAAATCACTTTAGTAGAGGATAACTTGTCGGCTCACAAACCAAGTGCTTTTTATGAACTTTATCAACCTGAGAAAGCTAAAGCGTATTTAGACAGGATAGAGTTTATCTTTACCCCGGCTCATGGCAGTTGGCTCAATATGGCAGAAATAGAGCTATCAGTGTTACAAAGAGATTGCCTTGACAGGCACATTGCCACAGAGGATGAGTTAATAAAACAGCTAAGCGCCTGGCAGGAGAGCAGAAATAACAAAGCAGTAAAAGCTAATTGGCAGTTCACCAATCAAGATGCCAGGGTTAAACTCAAAAAACTATACCCGACTATTTAA
- a CDS encoding substrate-binding domain-containing protein, producing MKPTETLKIGGVPEHFNLPWHQAISQGDFEGQGIQIEWKEYPGGTGEMTRDLRNGSLDLAVLLTEGIVADIVKGNPSKIISLYVESPLIWGIHVPAHSGLQNIEDIQGKRYAISRMGSGSHLMAFVDTSQRGWPLTEEQLVIVGNLQGAREAFRNNEAEVFMWERFMTQPFVDNGEFRRVGECPTPWPCFVIAARNEVIATRKEALQKVLQTIYQANGEFMQNKSAPGMVSERFGIKPDDATAWFAHTKWASNSQLSPKILTEVVDTLYRLHLIDRQAKPEEVYIQV from the coding sequence ATGAAACCCACTGAAACACTGAAAATAGGAGGCGTACCCGAACATTTTAACCTGCCCTGGCACCAGGCAATCAGCCAGGGGGATTTTGAGGGCCAAGGCATACAAATAGAGTGGAAAGAATATCCTGGCGGCACCGGCGAAATGACCAGGGATTTGCGAAATGGAAGCCTCGATCTGGCAGTACTGCTCACTGAAGGCATCGTTGCCGATATTGTAAAAGGCAATCCCAGTAAAATTATAAGCTTGTATGTAGAATCGCCGCTAATTTGGGGCATACATGTTCCTGCACATTCCGGTTTACAAAATATAGAAGATATTCAGGGAAAACGTTATGCTATTAGCCGGATGGGTTCAGGGTCACATTTGATGGCTTTTGTAGATACCAGCCAGAGAGGATGGCCGCTTACTGAAGAGCAATTAGTGATCGTAGGTAATTTACAGGGAGCCCGGGAAGCTTTCCGCAACAATGAAGCAGAAGTATTTATGTGGGAGCGATTTATGACCCAGCCTTTTGTAGACAATGGTGAATTCCGCAGAGTGGGAGAATGCCCTACACCCTGGCCTTGTTTTGTGATTGCTGCCAGAAACGAAGTAATTGCTACTAGAAAAGAAGCGTTACAAAAGGTATTACAAACCATCTATCAGGCAAATGGAGAATTTATGCAAAATAAAAGTGCACCTGGAATGGTTTCAGAACGCTTTGGCATAAAGCCCGACGATGCAACTGCCTGGTTTGCACATACAAAGTGGGCATCAAATAGCCAACTTTCACCAAAAATCCTGACTGAGGTAGTTGATACCTTGTACCGCTTACATCTCATTGACAGGCAAGCAAAGCCGGAAGAAGTGTATATCCAGGTATAA
- a CDS encoding sensor histidine kinase: protein MSKRYLFILLAIIIVAAGAATRYIIFYSSPNAEEQQLKSIHEQIWHEIEVMEAESKQVKNILDAQDSISFTASKLETKYPYFIYANGNVIFWSDYRFVPDHSMISGNYSLQVFNFKHGKYLVHRRAFVKHQRRVEIISVLPLYKRYKISNDYLESGLNEDLIPYQSLQVVTESSPYQHQHTIYTRDGKPLFVVEMPEEGVILHQLGHVLTVISAIIALAIICWQVVVLVNRLEINREYEWGFLLITLFLVSIRSAMLYFGLPNAWVELDLFSSKFYGYSYISPSLGDLLLNVGIVILLLAYLFTHFYKSRFYRFLINLPRLWRICLSIFLAGVSNWVLYLHFYVLDNIYLNSQLTLDITTSIDFSYFKIICLIIFIINSCIYFFSVHLLGLLFIRINRESAIAALAWILIGTVLFTWLCYRIDILYPFVILLNTGYFLLIFYFRLPRSLYKFKYATSIYLFTAALVCAAIGAFAIYNLEKLKHINNQQKFGEQLLAQHERLDEFLLNEATKSIQEEPLIRSRFTGSSFISQEVIEQKIKRVHLKSYLYDKYDTEIFLFNSEGEPMQSNSGKTTYWEYLVNYKKERYKTDYANLSFISRLGGSVIKEYISFIPVESEKKNVGYVIVWLKLKRIIPASVYPELLVDKRFIQSQESRQYSYAIYKYNNLIYSEGAFNYRRFLDIRSLDSLQASSSGVVINKYLHIMVNGEEGKRVVVSALQYPVKSLFSNFSFLFLVLVLCIVVFIIGFTLRYRAAKVNTSFATKIQVYLNLAFFLPLFVISIATLSIISSAYKKNLGKLFLRNAENVSSNLRQYVDNYKSGSISQEELSGELIRIARYSGSDVNIFDESGRLTATSQPLIYEDELLSPYINPAAYIMVAEMNDKEVMMGESVGKLNYNSVYVGVKSDNGSELLGIISIPFFESKAELDRQMIEVLSTIMNIFTAIFLCFLVFSYFASRILTVPLRLITQKIQKTTLHDYNDPLEWESDDEIGLLVNEYNRMLVKLEESKQALSRSEKESAWREMAQQVAHEIKNPLTPMKLTLQHLQRTLLNGNGSVNKTSAEKSFTTLLDQVDTLNDIATSFSAFAKMPTPKEEVFEIGAVLRKTIELYSNDEDVEITTEIVPGECYVKGDQQLMSRIFTNLILNGIQSVPNGRKPHIFISLQKNVHNIRVEITDNGVGIPENIRNKIFIPNFSTKYAGSGIGLAVAKRGVEHAGGIIWFESEEGEGTSFFIQLPLSVFVPAQN from the coding sequence GTGTCAAAAAGATATCTATTCATATTACTGGCGATTATAATTGTAGCGGCTGGCGCAGCTACCAGATACATTATTTTCTACAGCAGCCCAAATGCCGAAGAGCAACAACTCAAAAGCATTCACGAGCAGATATGGCACGAAATTGAAGTGATGGAAGCGGAAAGCAAACAGGTAAAGAACATACTCGATGCCCAGGATTCAATCTCTTTTACTGCTTCCAAACTGGAAACAAAGTATCCTTATTTTATATATGCGAATGGCAACGTGATATTCTGGTCAGATTACAGGTTTGTACCCGATCATAGTATGATCAGCGGAAATTATTCATTACAGGTATTTAATTTCAAACACGGCAAATACCTGGTACACCGCCGGGCTTTTGTTAAACACCAGCGCCGGGTTGAAATTATTTCGGTATTGCCCCTGTACAAACGTTATAAGATCAGCAACGACTACCTGGAATCTGGCCTCAACGAAGACCTTATTCCCTATCAATCGCTACAGGTAGTTACCGAAAGCTCACCCTACCAGCATCAGCATACCATTTATACCCGCGATGGAAAGCCGCTGTTTGTAGTAGAAATGCCGGAAGAAGGAGTTATTCTGCACCAATTGGGGCATGTACTCACAGTCATAAGTGCAATTATAGCCCTCGCCATTATCTGCTGGCAGGTTGTGGTTCTGGTAAACCGGCTGGAGATAAACCGTGAATATGAATGGGGATTTTTACTCATTACCTTGTTTCTGGTGTCCATCCGGTCAGCAATGCTGTATTTTGGCTTGCCCAATGCCTGGGTTGAACTCGATTTATTCAGTTCCAAGTTTTACGGCTATTCCTATATCAGTCCTTCTCTGGGGGATTTGCTGCTAAACGTAGGTATCGTAATTCTGCTACTGGCCTACCTGTTTACACATTTTTATAAAAGCCGCTTCTACCGTTTTCTCATTAATCTTCCCAGGCTCTGGCGCATTTGTTTATCAATATTTCTGGCAGGGGTAAGCAACTGGGTTTTGTACCTGCATTTTTATGTCCTGGACAATATTTACCTTAATTCGCAGCTTACCTTAGATATTACCACAAGCATTGATTTTTCTTATTTCAAAATCATCTGCCTCATTATATTTATTATCAATTCCTGCATTTATTTTTTCAGTGTTCATTTACTGGGGCTGTTGTTTATCAGAATTAACCGGGAAAGTGCTATTGCTGCTTTAGCATGGATACTAATCGGAACTGTTTTATTCACCTGGCTCTGTTACCGGATTGATATTCTGTATCCTTTTGTTATTCTGCTGAATACGGGTTATTTCCTGTTAATTTTCTACTTCCGGCTGCCCAGGTCTTTGTACAAATTCAAATATGCTACATCTATCTATCTGTTTACGGCTGCCCTGGTTTGCGCTGCCATCGGGGCTTTTGCCATTTATAACCTGGAGAAGCTCAAACACATTAATAACCAGCAAAAGTTTGGCGAACAACTGCTGGCGCAGCACGAACGTTTAGATGAATTTCTTTTAAATGAGGCCACAAAATCCATTCAGGAAGAACCCCTGATCAGAAGCCGGTTTACAGGCAGTTCGTTTATTTCGCAGGAAGTGATCGAACAGAAAATTAAACGGGTACACCTGAAAAGCTATCTGTACGATAAATACGATACTGAAATATTCTTATTTAATTCAGAAGGTGAGCCCATGCAAAGCAATTCCGGAAAAACTACTTACTGGGAGTATCTGGTGAATTATAAAAAGGAACGATATAAAACAGATTATGCCAATTTGTCCTTTATCAGCAGGTTAGGCGGCAGCGTTATCAAAGAATACATCAGTTTTATTCCAGTAGAGTCAGAAAAAAAGAATGTGGGTTATGTAATTGTGTGGCTCAAACTGAAAAGAATTATACCTGCCAGCGTATATCCGGAATTGCTCGTTGACAAGCGTTTTATTCAATCGCAGGAAAGCCGTCAGTACAGCTATGCCATTTATAAATATAATAACCTTATTTACAGCGAAGGTGCCTTTAACTACCGCCGTTTTCTGGATATCCGTTCCTTAGACAGCCTGCAGGCGAGCAGTTCGGGTGTAGTGATCAATAAATACCTGCATATTATGGTAAATGGCGAAGAAGGCAAGCGGGTAGTGGTTTCGGCCTTGCAGTATCCGGTAAAAAGTTTGTTCTCCAATTTCTCTTTTCTTTTTCTGGTGCTGGTTCTGTGTATCGTGGTGTTTATTATTGGATTTACCCTTCGCTACCGGGCTGCCAAAGTCAATACCAGTTTTGCTACTAAAATTCAGGTATACCTCAATCTGGCTTTCTTTCTGCCGCTGTTTGTGATCAGTATTGCTACGCTGAGCATTATCAGTTCGGCTTACAAAAAAAACCTGGGAAAACTTTTCCTGCGCAATGCCGAAAATGTAAGCAGCAACCTGCGCCAGTATGTAGATAATTATAAAAGTGGTAGCATTAGCCAGGAAGAACTTTCCGGCGAACTGATTCGGATCGCCAGGTATTCTGGGTCTGATGTAAATATTTTTGATGAATCGGGAAGACTTACTGCTACCAGTCAGCCACTTATTTACGAAGATGAATTGCTTTCTCCCTATATTAACCCGGCAGCCTATATTATGGTGGCAGAGATGAATGACAAGGAAGTAATGATGGGCGAATCCGTAGGCAAACTCAATTACAATTCAGTATATGTAGGCGTAAAATCTGACAATGGCAGCGAACTGCTGGGAATTATTAGTATTCCTTTTTTTGAATCGAAGGCCGAACTCGACCGGCAGATGATAGAAGTATTGTCTACCATCATGAATATTTTTACGGCCATTTTCCTGTGTTTTCTGGTATTTTCTTACTTTGCCTCCCGTATCCTTACCGTACCACTCCGGCTGATTACCCAGAAAATTCAGAAAACTACCTTGCACGACTACAACGACCCGCTGGAATGGGAATCGGATGATGAAATTGGTTTACTTGTGAATGAATACAACCGGATGCTGGTAAAACTGGAAGAAAGTAAACAGGCTTTGTCTCGGAGTGAAAAAGAATCTGCCTGGCGGGAAATGGCACAGCAGGTGGCCCATGAGATCAAGAATCCGCTTACACCGATGAAACTCACCTTACAACATTTGCAGCGTACCCTGCTCAATGGCAACGGAAGTGTGAACAAAACCAGTGCAGAAAAGTCATTTACCACACTGCTCGACCAGGTGGATACGCTCAATGACATTGCTACTTCTTTTTCGGCTTTTGCCAAAATGCCTACACCCAAAGAAGAAGTGTTTGAGATCGGAGCAGTGCTAAGGAAAACGATTGAGCTCTACAGCAATGATGAGGATGTTGAAATAACAACAGAGATTGTGCCAGGCGAATGCTATGTAAAAGGAGATCAGCAGCTCATGAGCCGCATTTTTACCAACCTGATTTTGAATGGCATCCAGTCGGTTCCCAATGGCCGGAAACCGCATATATTTATTAGTCTGCAAAAAAACGTACATAACATACGTGTAGAAATCACAGACAATGGCGTAGGCATTCCTGAAAACATCCGCAATAAAATTTTTATCCCTAACTTTAGTACCAAGTATGCTGGCTCCGGAATCGGGCTGGCCGTAGCCAAACGGGGCGTAGAGCATGCCGGAGGAATCATCTGGTTTGAATCCGAAGAAGGCGAAGGTACTTCTTTCTTTATCCAGTTGCCGCTGAGTGTGTTTGTACCTGCTCAAAACTAA